A stretch of DNA from Ochotona princeps isolate mOchPri1 chromosome 13, mOchPri1.hap1, whole genome shotgun sequence:
TTTTGCTGGAGCGGAGGATGCGGGGAAGACATTATGGGTTGGAATGACATTCCCTGCCTCTCTGTGTTGCCAGGAATCCAGACCACCAGAGGAAGCCCTGGTGCTACGTGCAGGTGGGCCTACACCTGGTTGTCCAAGAGTGCAAGGTGCAAGAGTGCCTTGTTGGTGAGTTTCACTGACCTGCTCAGTGGAGTGCAAGAGGACAAATTCATGTGTCCTCTTATTTCATTGCAGAAGGGGTGAGGAGGGAGGTCTGCCTGAATGGGCTGTttttgccttcctgccttccccaagacacctctctctttctccttcagcaAAAAGGCCTACCCCTCCTCCCAGAAAGCTGGAATTTCAGTGCGGCCAGAAGGCTCTGAGGCCCCGCTTTAAGATCGTTGGGGGAGAATTCACCACTATTGAGAACCAGCCTTGGTTTGCAGCCATCTACAGGAAGCACCGGGGAAGCAATGACACTTACTTGTGTGGCGGCAGTCTCATCAGTCCTTGCTGGGTGGTCAGTGCCACACATTGCTTCATGTAggtccctctcttttctctctgaccCTCCTCCTCTGCCACCCTCAAACAcatcccttcctttttttcccagaaaaggGCTCTACTGCAATTCTTTCTCACTCAGTCCCACTCCATGTGGCCCTGGCTTTGGGGACAAGTCATGCTTTGTAGCCACTATCATGGGGGGCAGGAATTGATAGGGACTCATGAGATCAGGGTTTTCTGACAAGTCTCACCTCCCACAGTAATAACCCAAAGAAGGAGAACTATGTTGTCTACCTGGGTCGGTCCAGGATCAACTCCATGACACCTGGGGAAATGAAGTTTGAAGTGAAGCAACTCATCTTGCATGAAGGCTACAGTGCTGATTCGCTGGCTCACCACCACGATATTGGTGAGTGGAAAACTCTCATCTACCCTGATAATGATGGCTGGGGAAAGAGTTTCCAAAGGACTTATTTGAGGCTCAAATTGGTGTTGGGGGGGGGACACTTTAAAACCGCTGCTTTACACAACAAGGGGAGTAGTGGGAAGATGTTAGAGAGAAATAAATGAGAACCATGGTGCTCTTCTATAAAGACCACGAACTTCCCCCAACAGGTGCCTCTTTTAAGTGGAAATAGCTCTGTGAGCATATGGCTTGGGCTAGGAATGTCTTGTACTTGCAAATTAGAAAAAAGTGTTCCTACTGTCATTGCCTGTAGCCTTATGTAGACACAGAACTTAGAAAGTAGGGTCTTGGGTTGGATTTTAGTCCAATTTCCTCAGCTAGTGCTTTCTGCAGGAAACAATCTGTATAGCTGTGCCCAGAATCCCTGGCTGCCCACACCTTTGTCAGCAACTGCAACATAAATCCTTAGGGCATGGAAGGCTTCCCAGTGACAAGCTGTCAGCTCAACTCTCTGTGACCATAACTGACCAAGGGGTAGACAAAGCTACTTCCTTAGTGTTTGCAGGGGAGAAATGGAGACCACCTAAATTGGtggtgatttttttcctctgactGATCCGCCTACAGCCTTGCTGAAGATACTTTccagcaccggccactgtgcaGAACCTTCCCGGTCCATACAAACCATTTGCTTGCCCCCATCGCGTGGAGATGTCAACTTTGGCTCAAACTGTGAGATTGCCGGCTTTGGAAAAGAGAATTCCAGTAAGTGACATTTGAAGCTTACTGAGGAGGGTGTTTGGGCGAgtattgtgacctgggaatgacCTGATAATAAATGAAGACTGTGGAAATAGAGATGGTAGcactggagaggcagcaggtgggcccAAGAATGGAGGGGGGTTTGTTATCAAGAGTGACAGGCCACAGACACAAGCAGATGGGAGGCTGTGGGAAGGGTAAAGCTCAATTTAAAAAAGACTAAGAGCTTTTCCTGATAGGGACACTGGTTCCCTTCTCTGGAGGACAGTCTAGTGGGCATCCCCAACACAAACTTCCCCCATTTTTTCCATCCAGTTGACTACATGTTTCCAGAGagactgaaaatggctgttgtgAAGCTGCTTTCCTACGAGGAGTGCCAGCAGCCCCATTACTATGGCTCTGAAGTCACCAACAAAATGCTGTGTGCTGCTGACCCAAACTGGGAAACAGATTCTTGTCAGGTCAGTGTTCTAAGCATCTCTACCATTTTCAGAGCTACTGGGTCTGTCTCTGCCAACCACAGGGAGTTTCTCTCAAGCCAGTGCCCTAAGAGGTGAGAATCAGGAACTCAAGTCTTTGGAGAATCCAAACCAATCTTAAAGTGTTTCCTAAACATTTGTCATGAGTCTCGATCCATGCTAGCACTTCAGATTAGTGtgcaaatctctctcttttttaaaaaaattacttatttttattggaaaggcaaatacatagaggagaaaagacagagaggaagatcttccgttcgatgattcactccctaagcagcctcaatggctggagctgagtcaattcgaagctgggaacctcttccgggtctcccacacgggtgcagtgtcccaaagctttggaccatcctctactgcttttccagcagggagctggatgggaagtggagctgccgggattagaaccggcacccacatgggatcccagaatgttcaaggtgaggactttagccgttatgctatcacaccgggccgaCAAATCTCTTTTAAGATCATAGAAGAGATAGTAGAAGACTgtataactcagaattcagagcacagtatgaactggaaaaaaatgtttaggcGACAGAGGTGAGTGTCAACCAGATAGTCGGGGAGGGGAGGCTTTGAAGAGGATGTAACTTGATagggagctaaggagacagagagaaggaaggaaacttCCTTCTGGTTGAAAAACTGAGAATGAACATAGCATATGCCAGGTTGGGGAAAAGTAAGTTCTGGGAGTGTGGATCAAAGGGTTGCAGATAACAGAGCTTTGAAAACGTTTTAACAGAGGATTTTAAACTTGTAGTAGCAATGAAAGTCACCGTGGCCTTTGGCTCTAAGAACCTCTCCCTCATTTTTCAGACATGCTTGGGTAATGGGATATGAAGGCATCCTCCTTGCACTTCTCTTAAGGCTCACATTTTGTGTCTTTGGCTTTTCCAGGGAGACTCAGGAGGGCCCCTCGTCTGCTCCAAGGAAGGACGCATGACTCTGACTGGGATTGTGAGCTGGGGCAGTGGATGTGCCGTGAAGTATAAACCAGGAGTCTACACAAGAGTTGCAGAATTCCTGCCTTGGATCTACAGACACATTGGGGAAGAGAATGGCCTCATTCCCTGAGAACTCCCAGGGAAACCAAGGGAGGAAATGAGAACCACCCACTTCCATACTGATCGTCCTTTTGGCAGTAGGGTCATCTCCACCAGCCATAAATGAGAAACTAGGTGGATAGGCTCTACAAAGATGGTTTTGCTTGTGCTGCCCAGCAAGACAAGTGACAGTAGCTGTATACTCAGACCCCAGCCTGGGTGCTGGCCACCCAGACTCCCCTGGCCAGAGAGAAGGCGCACTCCTAACTCAGCATGGTAGTTTGTCATTTTCTGGACTAAAGTCTCCTGGagctaaaaaaagaaatggcatctCCTATGCATAGGTGGAAAGATTGCTAGCTCCCTCAACAATGGTCATTCATGAGGCCcacttttgggaaatgaatcatttcCCTGGTTAGGAAGTTGATGTCTCTTGATGGATATTGGCCCATGTGGGAACAGCAGTCTGGGGAGTGGAGATACTGATGACTTAAGGAAGGGTTCTGATATTCCATAACTGTATCAGGAGTTACTATATCAGAATATGTTTGTGCTTTGATGTATGACCCACGAATGTTAAGTGTGAGCAGCAGCTTGTGTATTCCTGTGTCTGGCAATAAGTATAGCTATTTCCTTAAAATGTGTGGACTGTGTGATACCACAATGAGGGTCTGCTTGTAGAAGCTATGGGTCAACTCAGGTCTCTTTGGTCTCTCACATGATGATGCCTGTGAATGTATCATTCTGAGGTTCAACCTATAACCAGCATGAAATGTCACCATTTCATTTCACGTGGATTCCCTTTCTTGGCCAGTTACTCATCAGCCTAATTTATCTAATCCTCACTGGGTGGGACCACTCCTGTACACTgaatatttaataattatattCTACTATTTTAATTTATATCTATTTTTGTAACTGAATAAAGACAATAAAACTTGATTTTTCTGAAGACTTTGGTTTCTCCTTGGTGTATGTAGGAGAGGGAATTGGAGAGCATAAAAAGTAAATTATGGGGCTGGTATGATGGCTTAAttaactaatcctctgcctgcaagtgccagtatcccatatggtcactggttcatgtctggttgctccaattcccatccaagctccctgattgtggtctgggaaagcagtggaggatggcctaaagccttggaatcttgcatctgcatggaagatccagagaggggtcctgactcctggattgGAATGACCTCAGCTGCAGcagttatggtcatttggggagtgaaccagtgggtgtaagatctttctctatgtttctccttctttctttaaatctgtctttccaattaaaaattttttaaaaagtaaatgataaAGTGACGCGCTCCTCAGAGTTCTTTATGGGGATACATCTCTGGGCTTAATGGGGCTATTGGAAGTAGAGATTAGGAGTTGAAGGTAAGAACTGTTATGATACAGAAGATATAAAAAGGTGATCTAAGCCAGGGTCCCATGGTTTGGGAAGTAGTATACAGGCTAATTCCAGTTTCCAGTTACTTCCTTAGCCTGATGACTTCGTGTAGTACACTTTTTATATAATTGTGCACATTGGTCCTCTTAAAAGTTAACTCTCctacattcttatttttttttgccCTCTTAAACTGACCTCAGTCAAGAACATTTGCATAAGTAAAAACTTTTGATGCAAAACCCCAGTTCGAGTTTGTTGCATTCAAGGAATAGAAAACATAACTTCCTGTCATATGCATGTGTGGCTTGTGCTGAATTATCTCAGCGTATTAGGGAATTCATGACCAGTAATTGCTATCCCACAAGATCAGAATATAAAGTCCTAATAAGGATAAACATATATGAGAGCTTTTTGAAAAGCTCACACAAAATGTGCATTACAAAACAACTATAccgcatggatttcaattttttttgcaccaaaataaacatcttttattttttactttttgagcTTTCAGAAATACTCTCATATTTTGAACCAAACAGCAGATGCTGAAGAACAGATCTATAAGGCTGACTGGGAGATAGAGCTTACTGCCAAAAGGTTGGAATTTCCAAATTGTGTTAATGGGCTTTGGCAGTATTTTTGAACGAGTCACCTGAGAACTTTAAAATTTATATCCACACCTTTGCCCCACCTGTAGAGATTGTGATTCAGGTCAGGTCTGTGCCAGGGCTCGGGACTTGATGAAAGTGCCCAAGGCAACTCTGATAGGCTCCACTGACTCAGAACATTTGGGCAACAATTGGTTAGGACACGTGAAGGGCAGGTCCTCTGCAGGGACAGCCAATTCTCTGAGTGGAGCCGGGGTTACAATGACTTGTGGGCCCTCTGTGTGTTCAGAGGATCCCTGGAGGTCAAAAAACTGTGAGTAATCAGATTTGGGTCCTCATAATCCAGCATAccattttgcacagtgtgctGCAGCAATTCAGCTTGTGGATTTTGGAGTCAGATGGCCTGGACCAGAATTCTGTCTGTAATACTAGCTGTGCGACTTGCGATAGACTATCAGCTTCTCTGCACCATATTTTCCTCATCTGTCCAAAAGAGATGACATCCACCTCCCAGGATTATTGTAAGAATTAATGGATTCATGGACCCAGGGCAATGGCTTAATTGACTGATCccgcctgcaagtgccaggatcctataatGGCACATAtttgtgtcctggccgctccaattcccatctagttctctgcttgtggcctggtaaagtggTGGAGAATGAcaaaaagtcttgggatcctgtattcatgtgggagacccagaagaggctcctggcttctggctttggatcagctcagctctggccaatggacccatttggggaatgaaccctaGGACATAagatcttgtctgtctctcttgctctccataaatctgcctttccaataaaataaataaaatacatttattttactgtaataaaatgcatttatttattttactggaaaggcaaatttacagagaaaaggagaggcagagagaaagatcttctattcactggctcaccccaaaatggctgcaacggccagagctgatcccattcaaagccaggagccaggagttcttcccaggtctctcatgtgggtgcagggtcccaaggctttcccaggccacaagcaggaagcatggacctggatgagaagtggagcagccaggacacgaaccgctacccatatggaatcctggctcttgcaaggtgaggatttagccattgagacattgtgccaggctcataaaccaattttttttttaaagaactcatGAGTTCATAATTCCCCAGGTATAATCCTGGTaccaaataaaagcagaaaatcagCAGCTATCATCACAGAGCTTAGTAAATTCTGGTAGATTCAAATAGGAAATGCCTCTTCTCTACAACACAGGACTGCACTGAGTGTTTTGTGAGAGTATACACTTGTTAGGAAAGAAAGGGCATGATTTGAAGCTAAGAGGACCAGCCCAAGGTGAGTTGCAGCTCAGCCTCTGCACTCCCCTGCCAAGGGCCAAGAAGGATCTTGTTTAAACTTGAGCACTAAGGCTCAGAGACACTGAAAACAGGAAATATGAGCCCCACTAGCAGGGTTGAGCAAGAGGTGCTACCAGTCTTCCGACTATTTCCCAGCCACCAACCTGACCTCCCTGTCAGCTGCTGTCTCTTTCTGACTCTTCGAGCTCCATCACGGGGTAGGGGAGGGCGGTCAGGGAGGGAAtaggcatctgctgctgctccagaAACTCTTGTCAGGGCTCCAGATGTTCACTTGGGGGACTGCCTTCTAGCACTTGATGTGACTAAGCACTGCTCTAAGTTCTTCACTGTTGTCTGATAGAATTCTTCCAAAGTCCTATAAGGAAGGGACCGTGCTGTTACTAGCCTCattttacaggggaaaaaaatggagacaCAAGGTTGAGGGACCTGCACAAGACAATGCAATTGCAGTGCTAAGGCCCAGAATTCAAGCTGTGTCCAGCACTTTGTCATCAGTGTCTTCATAGAGCTGTGAGTCCTGCAAAGAGAGCAGCCGTCCTCACAAACTTCCTGTTTCGGGGATGCTGCACTGCTAGGCAAAGGGTGTCAGCGAGTCAACCTTCTCCTGAACAATGGCTGTTTTAAGATTCCCAGGCCATGTGTGGAAATCATCTTGACTGTCAGTTTCAAAGTTCAACTTCACCCTTTCAAGCTAACCTCAGCGTTTTTTGCTGAAATCTGGTTTCATTGAAGTGGTTTCCGTTTTCACCAGAAGTCTTCCTACTGAAATATTCTGCAGCCCATTTTAATACCAGAACTCAACTTGATTTCAATGTATGCCTTATCTTTTCCATGCGTTAGCCCCTATGTTAGCCACCCACTCCATCTACCCTCCCATGCTCGCCCCCTGCTCCCTACTGATTGCATACCCTTTCTTTTCCAGCAGCAAACATTTGAGTCCCCCCCTTGAACCAGACATTAAGAGAGGAGTGActgacatgttttaaaaataataatttggttGAAGTAAAATTGAAACATTTCAACCATTTCAAAGTGCAGAGCCTGATAGTTCTTTCGCCTGTTCACAGAGTTGAGCAACATTATAGctatttcagaacattttcatcacatcACAAATAAACCCCATGCTAACTGTCATTCCCCTTCTTTCTTCAAATCTTTCAGACCTAGGCAATCCCTAATATCCTTTATGTCTCTATGCATTTGTCAATTCTGGACattttcatataaatagaattatataatatgtaatccTATGTGACTTGCCTTTTGTCCTTAGCATGAAAATGTCAAGTTTCATCTATATTGTAGCATGTGTCAGTACTGCCATTgagtttaaaataacaaattacCAGCTGTCATTCTAAATCAAGACACCACtttggcagctctacttccaacccacttgcctgctagtgtgcctaggaaagcaacgaAAACTACCTGAATGCTTGTGTCCCTGTTCCCCACAGGAGagttccagatggagttctggcttcctgtccctgccctggcccagcaaTGGCCAATGAGGAGgccattctgtctgtctctctgatttgcaaagaaataaaacatgtatttaaaaataacagatgGGGAGAAAAGATTAACTAGACCCCTTCAGACCTTGCAGTTGCACTGAGAAACCATTCAACAACATTTCTTAGTTTATTTACAATATCCATACACTATCCATTCTTTTAAATGCTGGTAGTACAAGAATAAATGAGACAGTCCTAGTCTTCAAGGAGCTCACTATGTAAAAGAAACACAATCATGACCATGATACAATGTGATAAGTGCTATCATAAAAGTATgcataaaatatatgaaacaaaaagTAGATGTTTGGTTAAGGTgacagttaagacacctgcatcccacattagaaAGCCTGGGTTTGATGTctacctccagctcctgactccagcttgctgctaaggcagatgctgggagacagcaggtaatagTTCAGttgattgggttcctgtcataCAGGTAGGAGaaatggattgagttcctagtttcTGTCTTCCACATGGCCCAATCCAGTTCAGGTTGTTTTAAGCAtgtgggtaatgaaccagcaatgggagatctctctctattCCCTTGAATCTACctatctctctgttgctctgcctctataaataaataaatatctttggaAAAGACCTAGTAGAAGAGGCTGAGATTTCAAAGGAAACACAACAAGCCAGAAATGTTATTAGTGGCTATGAATGTTATGAGAATGTTACTTTTATAGTTACTATTACAAATGGGTAAACATTTATAGTTAATGGGATTGAAACAATTTTAtgactccttttttaaaaaacgatttatttatttttattggaaagtcagatatacagagaggaggagagacagagaggaatatcttctgtatgatgattcattccccaaatggctgcaacagttagagctgaaccaatctgaagccaggagctcttcagggtttcccatgtgggtgcagggtcccaaggctttgggccgtcctctcctgctttcccaggccacaagcagggagctggatgggaaacaggaccttcatatgggatcctggagcgttcaaggcgaggactttagccactaggctattgtgccaggcccagctccttTCTTAGTTTTGAAAAACAGCACCTGCAAACAGGAGGtaatattcagaatattttaCTACCAAGATTTCCCAGTACTAGCACTTtcacaggcagctggagcagggaGGGGTCTCTAGGGTTCCACCAGTCATCAACCCTGTGGTTGCTGGATTGTAACAAAATGTACGAGAGGCTGGAAGTCAGGGGATCACCTATGGGGAATCAGGAAAAATGTACCATTTAGTAGTTGAATAGAACTGGTTCCCATTACTGAGTATCTCACCAGCTGGGAACTTAACCCATGTCTCTCATATGCGTGAGTGGGACCCATCTATTTGATCCATCGCCTGTTATCTTCCAGActacgcattagcaggaaattggaaagaAAGCAGCGCcctgattcaaatccaggcactccaacacaggTTGTGGAAGTCCCAAGTGGCAGATTAACCTTGGGGCCAAATGCTTACTTCTAGTTAGTCACGAATGATGCACTTCTCAAAATCTTAAACATTCCCCTCCTCATAACCTAAACTTCTTCTGAGAAAACCTTTTTTATACTCAGGGCTAAATGACCACCAATCAACAGGTGaatcgggcctggcagcgtggcctagtggctaaagtcctcaccttgaatgcgccaatatcccatatgggcgccggttctaatccaagcagctccacttcccatccaactccctgcttgtggcctgggaaagcagtcaaggatggctcaaagccttgggaccctgcacccgcgtgggagacctggaagaagttcctggatcctggcttcggatagcaTAGCAAcgaccgttgtgctcacttggggagtgaatcatcagacagaagatcttcctctctgtgtctcctcctctctgtatatctgactttccaataaaaataaaatacatcttgaaaaaaaaccaGGTGAATCGCAAAGGTTTATCTCTGCCCAGACTCCTCCTCTGAGCCCAAATTACTATTTTTCATTATCTATTCAACTCCCCTTTGATTGTCTCACACAGAGCATGTCAAAATCAGCCTGCGTTCATGTCTCAACCTGGACATCTTTCATCTCTATCTGCATCTCAGTTTACGGTAGCACACTGATACACCCATGTAAGAAAAAATCTAGCCGTCATCTTGACACTTCCATCTCTCCACCCCTATCCAATCGATCATCAAATCCTGGAAATGTGTCTAGTGTCTTCTGAAGTTCCATTTCTCTTCATCTCAACCATCACCATTAGCTGAGTGCAAgccaccaccacctcctgccCCATCACTGCCATAGCTTCCTAATTGGTTTCCCACGTTGACTTTATCTCCTTCCACTCACACATCACtattaatacatttatttcaCCTAAAACAAagtagtcttttaaaaatgcaattatgCTTAATAACTCCTGTTCCATAATGGTGGCCTGCAGGTCTAGGGAGGGTCAGGCATTAGCTCTTCTGTTAGCTCAAGGCACAAAACTCTCAATCTCCTTCTCCTCAGCCTCCCTTAATTGTTATCTCTCTTCCACCACAGGACCCTTGCACATGTTTATTCAGCCTAGAAATTTCATTCTGACTTTATTCTACCAGTTAAGTTCTTTTTCGTGCTTTAAAAAAACctttcctgggcctggtgccatggctcagctggctaaatcttcaccttgcatgcactgggataccatattgGTACTagtatgctccacttcccatccagctccttgcttatgatctgggaaagcagtggaggatggcccaaagccttggggacctgcaTCTGCACaggtgatctggaagaagctcctggttcctagcttcagatcagctcagctccagctgttacagccatctggggagtgaacccagatggaagatctttctctctgtttctttttctctatataaatctgcctttccaataaagacaaatacatctttaaaaacaaaaaccaggaaaacaaagatggtggaatagggtaaggacatgtttaaatatacagagaaatattagccagggtgaagcagagagggcccaTTCCAGGAAACAGACAGGACAGACCAAAGGCAGATGGGTACCTGGatactgacagacatgggaaagcagcagaaacaatggtgtggtgttacagtgaccagatatcccagTGGCATTCATCCAGCTGTGATGCGAACTGCATGGGTGGCCGGAATTCCACCAgcaaacaggtgggaaggggagtttacCTGGAACTTAAggggtgaacccaaagaactgcctgacctgctggtttgtttgatttgaccaggggcagagagagcagcaggtcccaaacaggtggtgcgggaacagggtggatttcacatgccagacACCCAACAGAGCTGAATCTGGCACCGTTTTGTgcaggaaggcaaaggctatgggacagcacTGAGCATGCACTAAGctaggagcaaactcatttctggctcaatgaatTGCAATGATGGggcatccaacaggttccactcaaaatagTTCTGGTTAGCCCCCAGACCTAAAGGCCAGTAGATAAAGAACTCCACGAGTAACACATTAGGCTTCATTTTGTGcaatgtggcaaaggctttgagacttcaGGGACAACAGTAAGCTGTGTATGCATTCAGCTGGGGTTGAACTCACTCAGTGCATTGTGCTGGTCACCACTCACtggagtgacacaagtgactgcaaaaaaaaaaaaaaaaaaaaaaaagccccacgcggtgccctagcggctaaagtcctcaccttgaacgtgctggggtCCTATATctgtggttctaatcctggcagctccacttcccatccaactccctgcttgaggccagggaaagcagtcgaggatggcccaaaaccttgggttcctgcacctgcatggaagactcgaagaggctcctggttcctggctcctgactccgtatcagcatagcatcagctgttgcactcacttggggagtgaatcatcggatggaagatcttcctctctgtctctcctcctctctgtatatctttgtaataaaaataaataaatcttgaaaaaaagccatgtaccaaccacaatgagtaaaatcaaattgtagacctgtgggtgaaatagcttagaaatctgccccaagaagaagaatctgatcaccagaagtacaatgaccaaaagcaaaagaggagacaaaggcacaatgaatattactgaagactcccctgcaaaggagcaaaggcctttgccaacctcagagttaactaaggaatatataaagaaaatgggggatagggaattcagaaagctcattataaaacttcttatcaatgaTGAGAAGCAcctacaggagttcaagaaatgtaatgagtatgtcacacaggaaacagcaacattgaaacaaaatcaagccaaattattgggaaCAAAAGACGCAATattgcaaattaaaagtacagtggaaactctccataatagaatgaaagaaatagaaggaagaatctcagaattggaagatatttcctgtcaccaggggaaacaaacaaaaagctggaagctgagctgggtcaagctaaaaaaagtattcaagagttaagagacactattaaaaggccaaatgtaagagttatgggagtcccagaaggtgcagaaagagaagctgggtttaaaaaccTATTTgatgaaatcataaaggaaaatttccctaatctggagaaacaacatccaggaggtgaacagaactcccaacagggttgaccaaaagtgatcttcacctcaacatatgataatcaagttctcttcaattggacataaggaaaagatcctgatatgtacatgaaaaaaattatttaacttaTAAACGAATGCCAATGAAATTTACagttgacctctcacaggaaactctacaggccagaagagaatggagtgacatattccagattccaaaagcaaaaaattgttgggcCAGAATAATGttcccagaaaagctttcctttgtctttgaaaatgaaataaaattcttccacagtaaagaaaagttaaaagaatatgcctctttcttttttttttttttaaagatttattcattttcttgcagccagatatacacagaggaagagagacagacaggaagatcttccgtctgatgattcactccccaagtgagccgcaatgggccgatgcatgccgatccgaagccgggaacctggaacctcttccgggtctcccacgcgggtgcagggtcccaaggctttgggccgtcctctcctgctttcccaggccacaagcagggagctggatgggaagtggagctgccgggattagaaccggcgcccatatgggatcccggggctttcaaggcaaggactttagccactaggtcacgccgccggggccagaata
This window harbors:
- the PLAU gene encoding urokinase-type plasminogen activator, producing MRLLLVCLLSCTLVVSDSEGSNELHRVSDASHCSCLNGGKCVSYKYFSNIWRCDCPKNFQGEHCEIDKSTTCYHGNGHYYRGKVNTNTDIMGRRCLDWNSHAVLKKTYHAQRSDALHLGLGKHNYCRNPDHQRKPWCYVQVGLHLVVQECKVQECLVAKRPTPPPRKLEFQCGQKALRPRFKIVGGEFTTIENQPWFAAIYRKHRGSNDTYLCGGSLISPCWVVSATHCFINNPKKENYVVYLGRSRINSMTPGEMKFEVKQLILHEGYSADSLAHHHDIALLKILSSTGHCAEPSRSIQTICLPPSRGDVNFGSNCEIAGFGKENSIDYMFPERLKMAVVKLLSYEECQQPHYYGSEVTNKMLCAADPNWETDSCQGDSGGPLVCSKEGRMTLTGIVSWGSGCAVKYKPGVYTRVAEFLPWIYRHIGEENGLIP